A region of the Pseudomonas silesiensis genome:
TTGCTTGATCACCGCCAGGTATTTTTCCGAGAGCACATCGCCCAGGGCAATCGGCTCTTTCGGGCCCTTGCCGTCGTCATGGGCCAGCAGGTTGACGAAGAACAGTTTGTCCCCTGGCTTGATCCCGTTCTTCGCGAAGTTGACGATGATGTCGAAGCGTTCGGCGATGCCCTGGGTTGGCAGGATTGCGTTGTGATTCTGTTTATTGCCGTCGGCGTCCAGGTCCATGCTGCCGTCGAACGGCACGCTGTGCTCCATGATGTTGCCGTCGTTGGCAATCAGGTGGAACGGCACCCGACTGTAGGACACCCCGGCGTTTTTCGGCCCGGGAAATTCACCGCCGTTGCCCTTGACCTCGCGCACCAGGGCCAGCTTGAAATAACGCGACACCGAGCCGTTGAGGATACGCAACCGATAGCTGCGGGCGCGCACGTCCAGGGCCGGCTTCCACTGCCAGTTCACCAGTATCTGGTCACCGAGAAAGCCATCGGTATTGAACGGGTTGAACCAGAGTTGGCCGCCCTGATCCCAGGCCTTGTCGGCGATCAACAGGTTGACGTCGTAGTCGCGGTTGCCCCACGGCAAGGCGCTGCCGCTGGGGAAGCGCAGGTTGACGCCGTCGTTCACCGATTCGTTGCCACGGTCCAGGGCGCTGTAGTAGTTCATCATCGCCGCGTTGCCCTTGTAGACGTTCTGCGCGGTGAAATCGAGCATGTGATCGTGGAACCAGTGGGTGCTCATGGTTTCGCGCCAGTCGCCACGGATCTTGATGGTGCCGTGGTCGCACGTCTTGAGGCCGGGGTTCATGTCATTGACCCACAGGGTTTCCCCCGGTGAGCAGGGAAAGGCCGCGCGGGGGTCTTCGGCGCGGGTATTGATGCTGTCGTAACCGGCCAGCTGAAGCGGCCAGCGATAGTCGTAATACTGCCCCGGAAAGAAAAACGCGTTGGCGTAACCGTCGCTTTCCGCCGGTGCGTGACCGTTGTGTTCGTGGGTGCTGATGGTGTGCAGGCCGAAGCCCATGTTGGCCGACGGGTCGATGGGCAAGCCGTTGTAATGGCGCATCAGCACCGGCTGGCCGTACCGCACCATCAGCAATTTCGGCGGCAAGGTGCCGTCGAAGGTCCAGACCGCGTTGTGGTTCTGTACCGGCATGTTCGGGTGAAAACGCGCGTCGACGCCTTTGGCCGTGCCATCGGTCAGGGGTACGCCGGCGGTGTTGTGATAAAGGCCACCGGGACCGAACTCACCCAGGGCGTAACCATGCATCTGGCGACTGTCGCGCAGGCCGCCGTTGGTTCGCGCACCGGTCTGCACGGTCTTGTAGGCCGCTTGCGGGTAGAACTCGTTCCAGCGTTGATGCGACCAACCCTTTCCTGGCGGACGGCCTTCGGCGGCAGAGCCGATGTGCCGGTTGAGGAAGTACTCGATCTGCGCCTGCCACGGATTGCGGTCGACCACGTTGGCGAACTGGCTCGGGAATGGCGTCAGTCCCGGTTGGCGCAGGAAGGCATCGAGGGCTGCGCCGGGGGGCGCACTGCGGGCCGCACTGGTGGGGTCCTGCTGAGGCGCCGGGCCGATCACCGCGGGGGGAAATCCCAAGGGTGCCGCCGGTGTGGTGGGGTCGAGTTTTTCCGGACCGAATTCTTCGAACAACACCAGTTGCTGAGTGAAC
Encoded here:
- a CDS encoding multicopper oxidase domain-containing protein, translated to MDSKARFPFKRFGFLTPLSVLLTMTLGTAGLRASPIDDERQPEPTDPSAYYDEPVDKPAALNAILTLPEANEDAFDLPDGVKGSRDTTRQENILPPTVQTSFNYPTNGKPSPLFGAQPFTQQLVLFEEFGPEKLDPTTPAAPLGFPPAVIGPAPQQDPTSAARSAPPGAALDAFLRQPGLTPFPSQFANVVDRNPWQAQIEYFLNRHIGSAAEGRPPGKGWSHQRWNEFYPQAAYKTVQTGARTNGGLRDSRQMHGYALGEFGPGGLYHNTAGVPLTDGTAKGVDARFHPNMPVQNHNAVWTFDGTLPPKLLMVRYGQPVLMRHYNGLPIDPSANMGFGLHTISTHEHNGHAPAESDGYANAFFFPGQYYDYRWPLQLAGYDSINTRAEDPRAAFPCSPGETLWVNDMNPGLKTCDHGTIKIRGDWRETMSTHWFHDHMLDFTAQNVYKGNAAMMNYYSALDRGNESVNDGVNLRFPSGSALPWGNRDYDVNLLIADKAWDQGGQLWFNPFNTDGFLGDQILVNWQWKPALDVRARSYRLRILNGSVSRYFKLALVREVKGNGGEFPGPKNAGVSYSRVPFHLIANDGNIMEHSVPFDGSMDLDADGNKQNHNAILPTQGIAERFDIIVNFAKNGIKPGDKLFFVNLLAHDDGKGPKEPIALGDVLSEKYLAVIKQSSKGPQWDKGDPAVGKILQLNVKAYTGQDLAMDPAAYEPAKPGKAEGMAMIPLKIHRDTVADKALLAKARHRTFTYGRSDGTDTAPWTVKTDGGFGFHMDPRRLNTSTQLASGPTDAGVTGFGTLEVWNIKAGGKGWSHPVHVHFEEGIILSRGGKAPPEWEKWARKDVYRIGSEDDGLDSVEFAINFREFAGTYMEHCHNTQHEDNSMLLRWDIEKPGQLQLMPTPLPSWDGVRYVNSAALPTFRTGDGFGPQVPVKK